CATCGCTCGCGACGATCCGTGCCACGTCGAAGACGATCAGCGTGCCTAATGCGACCGCGACCGCAGCCAGCGGATGGGTCCGCCGCCACAGCACGCAAAGGGCGACCACGATGCTGACGGCCAGGGCGGTCAGCAGCCAGGTTCGGTCCGGACGTAGCGCTGCCTCGATGAGCGACGCCGCGACGGCCACGCCGAGCAGTGCCCAGTCCCGCCACCCCGTACGGGTGGCTGTGCAGGACGAGGTTCGCTCAAGAGCGCCCGGAGGCTGTTCGCCACCATCAGCCAATCTTAGAGCCGCCGTGCCGTGCCGGTCGCGGATCAGCCGAAAGAATAGGAAAAATGACCCATACCAAAGGCCAGGAAGATCTAGCCAGAAGACCGATGGCACCGAGCAGACCCCGGCGTCGTCGCTGAGGGTTCCCCCTTGCGGGCCGCTGGGGTCACGTCGCGAGATGGACCGTGGCTGCCGCGACCATCGGACGCCCCAGACGGGCAGGCCCCCTGCGGGGGCGATGACCGGTGTGGACTTGGGTCACAGGGAAGATCGGAGCGGAACCGCAGCGTTTCGTTCGGTCCACATCTCTCGCAGGCACCAGGAAGTCCACACGACCATGCCGAACAGGGCGACCCACATCGTCACCCAGCCGACCTGCTGCGCCACAGGGTCCTGCGGGGTGTGTTGATAGACCCCTGAACTGGTGCTGGCCGTGTAGGCGAACGGCATAGCGCCGGCCAGGAGCCCGATGACACCCCTTCGCCGGATTAGAGCGATCACGAGGCCCAGCGCCAAACCACTCAGCGCGCCAAACACGGAGTAGGCAATGACGTCCGTCACGATACCTAGCACGTCGACAGGCGTACCGAGCCCCGCGTAGACGCCCGCTCGAGCGTCCCAGACGTAGTACGACCACACCGCGGGAAGTAGGAAGCTGATCACCAGACGACCGGCGCGCAGCCAGTGACTGGCCGCGACTCCACTCAGCAGTCCAGCGGCCTGCCAGCACCAGTCCCTGCCCATCACTTTTGAGGTGTACTCAGACCCAGGACCGAGGCCGTGGTTGACCGCGGCGGTCAGCGCTCCGAAAGCGCACCCTAGGACGATGCGGAAGATGAGTTGCTGAGACGGGCCTCGAGACTTGGGCAAGCGATCTCCTTTGGCAGACAAAGAGGCGGAGGCCCGAGATCCGGACCTCCGCCTCCAAGGCTAGAGGCTACTTGCGCCAGTACGCGTAGCAGGTGGCTGTGGTGAATGCCGTGACCTTCGATGCGGCGACGGTGCCTTTCAGCCTCCAGTCGCTGTCTCCGATGCTGTCCATCAGGACGCTCGAGCCGTGAGACACGGTCTCGTGCTGGTACTGGGAGTAGCAGTTCTTCTGACCAACCCAGTTGAAGGAGGAACCGTAGGACCAGATGCCGCCTCCGACTTCCTGCACCCCACGGGCGCTGATGCCGTTCGCGACGACGCCGTCAGTGCCGTCGACGACGATCTTGCCGACGCCGGTGTAGGCGACCCAGCCGCCGCTAGCAGTGATGCCCTGGTCGATGATCTTGATCGACGAGGTCGCCTTGACCTTGACGGTGACCGACTTCGTGTCGAGGTCCTGGCTGGGGCTGGCCCCGGCAGGAGACGCCAGCAGCAAGACACTCGCTGCGACGGCTGACACACAAACCCCAAGTGCGCGCTTCTTGACACCAAACTTCATCCGAGATCCCTCCGTAGCATCGCGCCCAACGCGCACGCGGAAACGTGGGTTCGGGTGTTCTTCATTTGGGGGTTCGTGGTTGGTAGTCGCGTGTGGTGTCGATGGTGAGTTCGCGGAGGAGTTCGCCGGTGATCGCGTTGACGACTCTGACGTCGAGGTCCTGGACGAGCAGGATGACGTGGGTTCGGCTGTGGGTTCGGCCGATGCCGAGGTGGCGGAGCTGGCCGGCGACGCGCAGGGTCACGGTGCCGGATTGTCGACGCGGTCGTGGCGGATCCGGTCGTGGCTGTCGGCATCACGGCTGGGCCCGGGTAGGGCCTTGGGTAGCTGGTTGTAGAGCGCTGCTGGCGTGGCTAGGTGCGGCAGTGAGCGGTGCGGGCGGTGCTGGTTGTACTCGTTCCGGAACCAGTCCAGGAGTGATTCGCCCCGGGTTCCATGGAGGTGGTGTGGCCCCGGCGTCCACGTGGCCAGCGCTCGGCGGCGCCTTGGATTGCCGGGATCAACGCGATCGAGCGCAGCAATAATGAGTTGAACGACCAGATCACCGGACGCGCGCGCATCCACGCGTCCTGCTGCCCTACGGCACCGGACCCTCGGCCGCTGGAGTGCAGAAGTGGAGTGCAGAGCCTGATCGTGCCCCGGGTACTCTCAAGTCTGCCGACCGCGGTTCACCCTGGGCTGCCACCTTCTCGCTCTAGCTTTCGAGGTCTCGAGTGCCGGTCCTGCTCTTGGTCGGGGCTGGCCACGCCCACCTCTACGTCGTGAAGCGCGCCGGGGAGCTGGCTGCCGCCGGGTATCGGGTGTACCTGCTGGCCCCGCGATTCTTCGACTACAGCGGTGTCGCGTCGGCCACGGCCGCTGGTGCGCTGGCTAGCGACGCCGGGCAGATCGATGTGCGGGCGCTGGCGGGCGTCTCCGGCGTGGAGTTTCACGAGGGCACACTGGAGTCTCTGGATCCTGAGGCGCGGATCGCGGTCACGTCGGACGGTGACCATCTGTCGTACGACGTGCTCTCGATCAACATCGGCAGTGTGGTGGCGCCGGCCGGCATGCACGTTGATCCGGTCGTCCTGAGGGTGAAGCCGTTGAGCGGTCTCGCTGATCTGGATGCCCGGCTGCGAGCTTCAGGGCAACAAGGTGCCACGGTCACAGTCGTGGGTGGCGGTGCCTCTGGCTTGGAGCTGGCGGCCCACCTGTCGGTGCGATCGGACGTCGTACAGGTCCGGTTGGTGGAGGCCGGGACCCTCATCGGTGCGGACCTGCCCGAAGGCGCACGCAAGCGGATCGTGCGGCTCCTCGCAGCGCGCGGCGTGGCCGTTCACACCGGGTGCGTGGTGCGGGACCTCGGCGAGCGACAGCTGGTCTGCGACGACGATACTGAGATCTCCCACGATGTCGCCTTGCTCGCCGTCGGGCTGACGGCGCCGCCCCTGCTCGTCGAGCTCGGACTCGGTGACGGGCGCGGGGTGCCGGTGCGGGCAACCCTCCAGCACGTGGACCGCGACGACATCTACGCGGTCGGCGACTGCGCGCGGTTCCTCCCGGGTCCGCTGCCCCGCATCGGAGTGCACGGGGTACGGCAAGGACCGGTCCTGCTCCGCAGCCTGCTCATGCGGGTCCGGGGAGAGCCGCTGCCGGTGTACGAGCCCCAGCGCCGGGCACTGTCGATCCTCGACCTCGGGGACGGGGCCGGTCTGGCTGTCTGGGGACCCAGGTGGTGGTACGGCGCCGGACCGCTGCGACTCAAGCGGTACATCGATCGACGGTGGCTGAGGACCTATCGGGAGTGAGGCTCCCCGTCTCGGCTTAGCCGGAGATCTCGCTAGATGCGGGCCGCAGATGACTGCCGAGCGACTCGGCCCGCGCCGCGACGCGCGACCCATACCCCGGCCACCGTCGCTGCCACGACGACGAACGACGAGACGTTGAGCTGTGCGACGCCGGAGAGCCCGTGCCCGAGGTTGCAGCCCCCAGCGATCCAGCCTCCTGCGCCCAGGAGCAGGCCACCGGCCGCGAGTTGGACGTAGCGGACGGGTTCCTCGCCACGGAGCCAAAAACCGCCGGCCGTACGCGCAGACAGGGTCCCGCCCGCCACGATGCCTAGCAGGAACGTGATCAGCCAGTAGTTGGGGGAACCGCTGGCGACGCTCGCGACGGCACCGACGGAGCTGGGACCGAAGGTGGCGCCCCCGATCGCAGCCAGGGCCCATCCGGCCGTGATCGCCACCCCGAGACCGAACCCGATCTGCGGCCATCCCCATTGCCAGTCGTGGGCCGGGGACTCGCGACCAGGTCGCAGCCAGAGCGCGACGGCTACGGCGATCAGGAGAATAACGGCGACCACGAGTTGCGGCATGCCGAGCAGGCCGGGGATCGTTGCGCCTTCGCCACCCGAAAGCACCGTGGGCCCGGGGAGGGTGAGCTGACGGGCGAGCAGTTCGCCTCCCGCCCAGCCGATCAGCCCCACCAACGCGCCGAGCATGCCTGAGCCCAGCCTGTAGAAGAGTCCGGACACGCACGACTTGGCGACGACCATGCCGATACCGATGACGAGTCCACCCGCCACGTTGGCGACCGGCCGGAAGGCCAGGCCCTGGTTTAGCCCGCTGGCGCCAGGGAGGAGGAACAGCAGTGCGAGCCCCACCGAGGCCATGGCCACGCCGAGGGCCCACCCGCGGGCCAGGAGGAACCGGCCGTCAAGTGAGTTGCGGATGGCCGAGTGGAAGCACAACTGTCCCCGCTGCAACACGTAGCCCATGAGCAGGCCGGCGAGGGCCCCGGTGACAGCGGACGTGATCACCCGCGGCCCCGAGAGGATCCGACTTCGGTCGTGGCATTCATCGGTACTCCGGATTGGGGTGCGCGGAGGTCGCTGAAGTCAGTTCGGTTCGCGGCGATCTCGGCATCGAGGAACGCCTGGACGTGATCGGGCAGCACGGTGGGTCTCCTGGTCTGGTCGGCGGGTCCTGCGGGTTCAGGTCATTCTGTCCCTGGCCCGGAGGTGTCGACCTCGATCCCCTTCCAGAAGGCGACCCGGCCTTTGATGCGACGGGCCAGCGGTGAGGGGTGGCGGTAGGTGAACGCTCCGTCGGGGACGACCTGTCCGTCGACGTGGACGTCGTAGTAGCTCGCGACTCCTTTCCAGGGGCAGACGCTGGTGGTGCTGCTGGGTTGCAGCACTCCTTCGGGGACGCTGGGCAGGGGGAAGTACGCGTTGCCCTCGACCGTCACGATGTCGTCTGACGTGGCGACATGGCTGGTCCCGAGCCGTGCCGCGGCGCTGGTCGTGCGTCGCACGGTGCGCAGCAGTCCCATGGTCGTGGCGATGGCGGCACCACCGGCCGAAAGGAGGAGTGCCTCGACCACGGGGTTCCCCGATCCTGTCCACGTAGGTCCCTCCAGGCGACCGGCCGAAGACAGGACCCCCGTGAGCGCCAGGGCTGCGCCGAGGCCGCCGCCGCCAGCGAGCAGGATGCGTCGTCGAGACGAAGGATCACGAGGTGAGGTGTCCTGGCCAACGACCCAGGGCCAGGCCGCTGCCAGGATCAGCGGCGCGAGGTGCCAGGTGGTCGTGGGCTGCCACGCGACGAGCACGGACCACGCCACCGCGACCACGATCGTCCAGATGAGTCCCGCGCTGACATTCTTCCTGCTGCCGGCGCCCCGGGCTCGAACAGTCGCGGATGCCGAGACGGGCCGGTAGCCGGGATCGGTGGCCCTGATCGCCTCGACCACCTGACGCACCGAGGGGTTCACCAGCGCCCGGTCGCCCACGAAGACGGTGGGCACCGTCTCGTCGCCACCGGTGGCCTCCCGCACCCGAGCCGCGGCGTCTGCCGAAGACCAGATGTCGTGCTCGATCGTCGCCACGCCCGCGCGGCTCAGGCCACGACGCAGGGACCCGCAGAAGGGGCAGCCGGGCCGCCACATCACCTCGATACTGGTGGCGGTCGGGTTGGTCTCAGTCATTGCTCGTCCTCGAGTGCGGGAGGTGGGTGTTCAGTGCGCGCGCTTGGCGCCCATGAACAGGATGAGGCCCAGGAAGAGCCCGAAGATCAGGTGCTCGACGAGGAAGGTGCCGTAGCCCACGAGCTCGGCCGTGTTGGTGATCTGGTCCCCGCTGTTGAAGATCGCGGTCGCCAGGGGAGTCCCACGAAGGAGCTGATCACGAAGACCAGGCCGCCCCAGACGACAGCGCCGGCGACGAGCGCCATCCCGCGGATCCGGGTCAGGCTGGCCAGCACGCCGAAGCCCACGCCGTACATCGCGCCGACCATCATGTGGATCAGTGCTCCCAGGAGGGCGTGGCCGGCGAAGAACTCGAAGTTCGAGCCACCCATGGTGGGAGTGCTGGTGGCGGTGCTCATGGTGTCCTCCGGTGAAGTCGAGGCGAATGGGTCGAACTGCCATCGGAACCCGGTGACCTCCCCGTGAGCATCCCGGCAGCCCACATCTGCCTTCGAGCCGGCCACCCGGCGGTGCCGCGGTGGGTCAGAGCGTCCCGGCCCGCACCTGGACGTGCCCGCCGCGCAAACTCCAGGACTGCACTTCGTGTGCTGTTCCCTCGAGCAGAGTCCAGGGACGTGCGTTGATATCCGCCCCACCGAGTAGACAGGCCAGCCGGGCAGCCGGATCGAGCAGCCGGGCCCAGCCGTGGGGCGGCTCCATGTCGACGATTCCCGCGCGACCACCGGGGCGGACCAAGCAAGTGGCCTGCCGCCACGCAGCCTCCCAATTGCCCATCAACGACAGCGAGTAGGTGAAGAGCACCGCGTCAAAGGTCGCACCGGAGCCATCCAGCCCGACGGCGACATGGTCAAGCTGCTCGGCGTCCGCCTCGACCAGGGCAACGTTTCCCGGTGGTGCCTGGATCGTCTTGCGTCGTGCCACCTCGAGCATCTCGCGGCTGCGGTCCACGCCGACAACCTGTCCGCTCCCACCGACGGCCGCAAGGAGGAGCGGGAAGTTGAGCCCGGTCCCGCAGCCGATGTCCAGCACCCGGGATCCCTCCCGCAGGTGCAGGGCAGGAATGACGCGCTCGCGACCGACCCGGTAGATCGGCTCCGCCGACACCGTGTCGTACCACGAGGCGGAGTGCGTGTAGCGCGACATGGGACCCTTGCGTTTCGGATAGACGATGGGGCCGGTACTGAGCGCCGGGCCAGTAGGAGTGCCAGCACGGTGTCAGAGCCAAAGGTCTCAGCACCGCAAAGCGACGCGGGAAGCATTACCCGTGCTCAGCGGGTTTCCCAGTCGTGACGGCTCCCCGACCCCCGGATGACGCTACCCGGAAGTCCTCCTTCCAAGACTTGGTGGAGCCCGAGATCGAGGTCCTGCTCAGGGTGGCACTCACCATCACCTCGAACCAGGCCGATGCCGAAGACCTCGTGCAGGAGACCCTGCTGCGCGCCTACCGGGCGATGGATCGCTTTGACGGCCGGCATCCGCGGGCCTGGCTGCTGACCATCCTGCGCAACACGAACGCCAACATGCACCGCCGCCAGCGGCCGGGCACGATCGGCGACTGGGAACTCATCCGGACCGCCAGGCCGGCCTTCGGCAGGGCAGAGCTGCCAAGCGCCGAGGACAGCTTCGTGGACCACGAGCTGCACGCGGATCTCGACGCAGCCGTCCGCGCCCTCGACCCCCGTTTCCGGGCAGCTCTCATCCTCGTCGACGTTCACGACCTGAGCTACGCCGAGGCAGCCGCGGTCATGGGGGTCCCCGTCGGCACGGTGATGTCGCGGCTCAGTCGCGCACGTGGCCGCGTCCGCAAGTCGCTCCGATTCAGCCCACTCACCCGAGGAGACCTGTCATGACTGGGACTCTGCGTCAGATGCTGACCTGCCACTGGTCCGCGCGCCGCATCCAGCGCTATCTCGACGCTGACCCGGTAGCCCGGCTCACGCCCGGAGAGATCTCGCGACTCGAGGGGCACCTGGCGACGTGCGAGAAGTGCACTCAGGTCGCCACCGAACACCGTGCCCTGCACCGGGCGCTGTCGCTGTGGTCAGGCGGAACGGGCGTCGACCCTGAGTCGGTCGATCGGGTCCGAGACTTCCTGTCCACTATCAACGACGAGGACACCGCGTGACCATCGGCCAGCCGACCTCTACCCCATCTTCAGCCGCCTCGCAGGACGAGCCGTGGGACCTTCTGGTCGTCGGGGGCGGGACGGCCGGGATCGTCGGTGCGAAGACCGCCGCGCGGCTCGGTGCCCGGGTCCTCCTGGTGGAACGGGAGCGCACCGGGGGAGACTGTCTGTGGACCGGCTGCGTCCCGTCCAAGGCGCTCCTGGCTGCCGCGGGCGTCGCTGCCAGTGCGCGCACGGGCCATAAATTCGGCATCGGGGTCGCGGAGGTCTCCGTCGACTTCGCGAAGGTCATGGATCACGTGCGAGCGTCGATCCAGCACATCGCACCCGTCGATTCCGTCGAAGCGCTCGAGAAGGCGTCGGTCTCCGTGCGCACGGCGACCGCCCGTTTCACCGGGCCGGACTCGGCCGAGATCGACGGGGTGCCGGTGAGGTTTCGACAGGCACTCGTGGCCACCGGTGCCTCACCGGCGGTTCCTCGCATCCCCGGCCTGAGCGAGGTCAACCACCTGACCAGCGACACCGTGTGGGGGCTGAGTGAGCTCCCCGCTGAGCTGGTGGTCCTCGGTGGCGGGAGCATCGGCTGCGAGCTGGGCCAGGCCTTCGCCCGCCTCGGCAGCAGGGTCTCAGTGGTCGAGGGCGCACCCCGGATCCTGCCTCGCGAAGACCCTCTCGCGGCAGCGGAGCTCGCGCGCGCCCTGCTAGAGGACGGCGTCGACCTCCATACCGGCTCAGGAGTCGCCAGAGTCGAGCCCACCGGCCCGCGGTCCGGGGTGCTCCACCTCGACAGCGGCCAGCAGGTGCCGTTCTCCTGCCTCCTGGTGGCCGTCGGACGAGCGCCTCGCAGCGGCGACGCCGGGCTGGCTGCCGCGGGTGTGGAGGTCGATGACCGCGGGTTCGTCGTGGTCGACGACCTCTTGCGAACCACCAATCCACGCATCTGGGCTGCCGGTGACCTCACCGGTCACCCGCAATTCACCCACACCGCGGGCGTGCACGCGAGCCTGGCCGCGTCCAACGCCATCCTGGGCGTACGCCGCAAGGTCGACCTGACCGCGGAGCCGCGGGTCACCTTCACCGACCCGGAGGTGGCGGCGGTCGGCCTCGAGACCGATCGGGTCCCTCCCGGGCTGCGCACCATCGACTGGTCCCACTCCCACGTCGACCGGGCGGTCGCGCAGGGCGCGCTCGGCGGCTTCGCCCGTCTGGTCATCGACAAGCGTGGCCGTGTCCTCGGTGCCACGGTGGTCGGGCCACGGGCAGGGGAGACCCTCGGTGAGCTGACCCTGGCGGTCACCCGGGGACTCACGACCCGCGATCTCGCCGGCGTGACCCACGCCTACCCCACCTACAACGACGGACCGTGGAATGCCGCGATCTCCGACGTCCAGGACCAGCTCGAACGCCCCGCCACCCAGCGCGCCCTGGGGGCCCTGGCGCGGGCGCGTACATGGTGGGTCAGCCGAGACCACTGACCAGGCTGGCCGGGCGCGCGAACCATCGACATCAAACGAGGCCGACGCATCTCCGTCAGGAGAGGTCCCGGAAGCCCGCCACGATGCGCTGGGCGGCGCTGACACCCACGACGGCCGCCCACACCGTGGCGATGACCCCTGCGTGAGTGGGGATGAGCAGCCACAACGAGTGCACGGCAATGGTCTCGGTCCCCTCTGCGAGCCCTCCGAGAAAGCTGAGTGAGCGACCATCCTCACGCTGTCGCCCGGTGCGCTCGGCGATGGAGGAGAAAGCCAGGAACGCCGTGCCGTTCAGGTAGTAGGCCAGGAGCACCAGCAGGAAGGGCAACCATTCGGCGTCGTACTGACGTGTAGCGCCGATGGCTACCCCGACCACGGTCGCGCCGTACACGGCGAAGTCGGCGGTGATGTCCAGGAAGCCGCCGGCCTCGGAACCGTGTGATGTCTCGGGGTTGCCGTGAGCGGCGGTGCGGCGCCGGCGAGCAAGGGGGCCGTCAAGTCCGTCCATCGCACGGGAGAACAGCCACAGTCCCAGCGCCCACCACCACAGCTGTGCTGCGGCGGCTGCGGCGCTGGCCAGCCCGGTGGCCAGGCCGAGCAGAGTCAGTCGGTTGGGGCTCACGAACGGCCGGTCGAGGAGCCGGGCCAGCCTGGACAAGGGCCGATCCAAGAATCGGCGAGCCGGTGCGTCAAGCATGGGTTCGGTGCGCAGCGGTGTGGTCCCCGCGGCGAGCGTCCAGTCGTCGCGCCCACCAGGACCCGCCGACGACGAGAATGATCAGGGCGGAGCCGGCGGCGGCCAGGCCCCACGGATTGGTGCCGTAGGCCCCCAACGCTGCATAGGCAAGACTGCCGGGCACCATTCCGAGCGCACTGCCCAGCACATAGTGGCGGAACTTCACGCCTGAGAGCCCGGAGGCGTAGTTGATGGCGATGAAGGGCACGAGCGGGACCAGGCGAACGATGAGGACCGCGGAGAGACCGTGGTCAGCCAGTAGCGCGTCGACGCGCGCCAGGCGGCCACGGATGAGACGGTCGACGGCGTCACGTCCGAGCAGTCTTCCGACACCGAAGGAGATGACCGCGCCGACCAGGGCTGCGGCCAGGGAGAGCGCGGCACCGGCCCACAACCCGAACAGCGCCCCGCCTGCGGCGGTGAGCACCGCCTTGGGGCAGGGGATGAGGGCCAGGCCGACGTAGAGAGCGAAGAACAGGGCAGGACCCCACACGCCCGCTGCGTCGACGCGCGACCTCAATGCTGCGATGTCGGGGGTCCCGAGGATGAGGGCAAGGCCGATCGCACCAAGAAGAACCAGAGCGAGCGCACCTGCCTTGACGAGGGCGGCTCTATCCATGGGTGATCCTGACGTCTCGATGCACTGGACTTCCTACGTCGGGAAGTCCCTGAGTATCTCGAAGTGTTCCCGATGTGACATGTTCCCTGCTCCGGAGGTCTGATGCGCCCGCGCCTTGCCCGACTGCTCCCTGCCGCGTTACTCGGACTGGCCGCCTCCGCCTGTGCCGCCCCGGGAGCGCCGGCGGGCTCCACGACCGAGAACCGCTCCTGGTCGCAGATCACCGACCAGGCCAAGGGGCAGACCGTCGACCTGTGGATGTACGGCGGCGACCAGCAGGGCAATGCCTACGTCGACGACGTGCTCACACCGGCCGCGGCGAAGCTCGGGGTGACCTTGAGGCGGGTCCCGGTGGCGGACACCAAGGACGCCATGACCCGCATCCTGGCTGAACGGCAAGCCGGCAAGGAGGACGGCACGGTGGACCTGGTGTGGGTCAACGGCGACAACTTCGCGACCGGCAAGCAGGCCGATGCCTGGCGTTGTGGCTGGTCCTCGAAGCTGCCGAACATGACGTTCGTGGCGCCCGACGACGCCCTGGTCATCCAGGACTTCGGGACCGATGTCGCAGGCTGCGAGGCGCCGTGGCACAAGGCACAGTTCACGATGGTCTACGACTCGGCGCGAGTCGATACGCCACCGACGTCGATGGCCGGTGTCCTGCAGTGGGCGCAGGACCATCCTGGCCGGTTCACCTACCCGGCCCCGCCCGACTTCACCGGCTCGGTCTTCCTCCGCGAGGTGCTCTACAGCACCTCGGGCGGCTACGCGAAGATCCCCTCGCAGTTCGACCAAGGCGCCTACGACAAGCTGACCCCCCAGCTCTGGGATGTTCTGAAGGGCGTGGCGCCCTCGTTGTGGCGCCAAGGGCGGACCTACCCCCGAGACTCGGTGGCCCTGGACCGGCTCTACGCCGACGGGGAGGTAGACATGACCATGACCTACGGGCCGGCCACGCTCACCAAGCTCGTCTCTGACGGCACCTTCCCGGCGACCACACGTGTCCTCCCTCTTGAGGAGGGGACCATCGGCAACGCCAGCTTCCTTGCCATTCCCTCCTCGGCCGGCGACCCCGAGGGCGCGATGGTGGTGGCCAACCTGGCTCTGTCGCCCGAGCAGCAGGCGATCAAGGCCGACCCGGACACGTGGGGACAGTTCACGGTGCTCGACACCGACCTGCTGAGCCCATCCGATCGGGCACGGTTCGACGACCTTCCGACCTCGGCCGTCGTGCCGCCCTACGACGTGCTCTCACGCAACGCCGACCCCGAGCTCGCCTCGTCCTGGGTGCCGCGACTGGACGAAGGCTGGCGCAAGGCAGCGCTGGGTTCAGGATCGTGACCCCACACCCCACCAGCACCCATGACCTCCGAGCCATCAGGCAGTTCGGCGGTGCACGGCTCGTCGCCCCCGCGGTGCTCCTCATCGTGGCGGTGACCGGCACGGCGCTCGTCGCCGTCGTTGCCACCAGTCTCGGACTGCTGCCCCTCGTGGGACAGCCCCGCCTGAGCACCGACGGATACACCACACTCGCTGGTGATCTGCGCGCCGCGACGCAAGAGTCCCTGATCACTGCCGCCACCGCGACCCTGCTGGCCGCGGCCATCGGGCTCATCATCGCCACCGTCGTTGTGCGTGCAGGCCGCGGCGTTCGACCCGTCATCGGTCTGGCCGTCGCGGTGCTGACGGTGCCGCACCTGGTGGGTGCGGCCGCGACCGTGCTGCTGCTCTCCGATGTCGGTCTGGCCCAGCGCTGGTCGGGGATCCCAGCAGCCTCGTGGCCAGAGCTGATGGGCGGACGCTGGCCCTGGGCAACCGTGCTCGAGCTCGCCTGGAAGGAATCGGCCTTCGTGGCGCTGGTTGTCGTCGCTTCCATCGG
This is a stretch of genomic DNA from Nocardioides sp. InS609-2. It encodes these proteins:
- a CDS encoding FAD-dependent oxidoreductase, which gives rise to MTIGQPTSTPSSAASQDEPWDLLVVGGGTAGIVGAKTAARLGARVLLVERERTGGDCLWTGCVPSKALLAAAGVAASARTGHKFGIGVAEVSVDFAKVMDHVRASIQHIAPVDSVEALEKASVSVRTATARFTGPDSAEIDGVPVRFRQALVATGASPAVPRIPGLSEVNHLTSDTVWGLSELPAELVVLGGGSIGCELGQAFARLGSRVSVVEGAPRILPREDPLAAAELARALLEDGVDLHTGSGVARVEPTGPRSGVLHLDSGQQVPFSCLLVAVGRAPRSGDAGLAAAGVEVDDRGFVVVDDLLRTTNPRIWAAGDLTGHPQFTHTAGVHASLAASNAILGVRRKVDLTAEPRVTFTDPEVAAVGLETDRVPPGLRTIDWSHSHVDRAVAQGALGGFARLVIDKRGRVLGATVVGPRAGETLGELTLAVTRGLTTRDLAGVTHAYPTYNDGPWNAAISDVQDQLERPATQRALGALARARTWWVSRDH
- a CDS encoding TVP38/TMEM64 family protein, translated to MDRAALVKAGALALVLLGAIGLALILGTPDIAALRSRVDAAGVWGPALFFALYVGLALIPCPKAVLTAAGGALFGLWAGAALSLAAALVGAVISFGVGRLLGRDAVDRLIRGRLARVDALLADHGLSAVLIVRLVPLVPFIAINYASGLSGVKFRHYVLGSALGMVPGSLAYAALGAYGTNPWGLAAAGSALIILVVGGSWWARRLDARRGDHTAAHRTHA
- a CDS encoding YeeE/YedE thiosulfate transporter family protein; its protein translation is MITSAVTGALAGLLMGYVLQRGQLCFHSAIRNSLDGRFLLARGWALGVAMASVGLALLFLLPGASGLNQGLAFRPVANVAGGLVIGIGMVVAKSCVSGLFYRLGSGMLGALVGLIGWAGGELLARQLTLPGPTVLSGGEGATIPGLLGMPQLVVAVILLIAVAVALWLRPGRESPAHDWQWGWPQIGFGLGVAITAGWALAAIGGATFGPSSVGAVASVASGSPNYWLITFLLGIVAGGTLSARTAGGFWLRGEEPVRYVQLAAGGLLLGAGGWIAGGCNLGHGLSGVAQLNVSSFVVVAATVAGVWVARRGAGRVARQSSAARI
- a CDS encoding FAD-dependent oxidoreductase, with protein sequence MPVLLLVGAGHAHLYVVKRAGELAAAGYRVYLLAPRFFDYSGVASATAAGALASDAGQIDVRALAGVSGVEFHEGTLESLDPEARIAVTSDGDHLSYDVLSINIGSVVAPAGMHVDPVVLRVKPLSGLADLDARLRASGQQGATVTVVGGGASGLELAAHLSVRSDVVQVRLVEAGTLIGADLPEGARKRIVRLLAARGVAVHTGCVVRDLGERQLVCDDDTEISHDVALLAVGLTAPPLLVELGLGDGRGVPVRATLQHVDRDDIYAVGDCARFLPGPLPRIGVHGVRQGPVLLRSLLMRVRGEPLPVYEPQRRALSILDLGDGAGLAVWGPRWWYGAGPLRLKRYIDRRWLRTYRE
- a CDS encoding lactococcin 972 family bacteriocin: MSAVAASVLLLASPAGASPSQDLDTKSVTVKVKATSSIKIIDQGITASGGWVAYTGVGKIVVDGTDGVVANGISARGVQEVGGGIWSYGSSFNWVGQKNCYSQYQHETVSHGSSVLMDSIGDSDWRLKGTVAASKVTAFTTATCYAYWRK
- a CDS encoding methyltransferase domain-containing protein; protein product: MSRYTHSASWYDTVSAEPIYRVGRERVIPALHLREGSRVLDIGCGTGLNFPLLLAAVGGSGQVVGVDRSREMLEVARRKTIQAPPGNVALVEADAEQLDHVAVGLDGSGATFDAVLFTYSLSLMGNWEAAWRQATCLVRPGGRAGIVDMEPPHGWARLLDPAARLACLLGGADINARPWTLLEGTAHEVQSWSLRGGHVQVRAGTL
- a CDS encoding CDP-alcohol phosphatidyltransferase family protein, translating into MSRLARLLDRPFVSPNRLTLLGLATGLASAAAAAAQLWWWALGLWLFSRAMDGLDGPLARRRRTAAHGNPETSHGSEAGGFLDITADFAVYGATVVGVAIGATRQYDAEWLPFLLVLLAYYLNGTAFLAFSSIAERTGRQREDGRSLSFLGGLAEGTETIAVHSLWLLIPTHAGVIATVWAAVVGVSAAQRIVAGFRDLS
- a CDS encoding sigma-70 family RNA polymerase sigma factor — protein: MEPEIEVLLRVALTITSNQADAEDLVQETLLRAYRAMDRFDGRHPRAWLLTILRNTNANMHRRQRPGTIGDWELIRTARPAFGRAELPSAEDSFVDHELHADLDAAVRALDPRFRAALILVDVHDLSYAEAAAVMGVPVGTVMSRLSRARGRVRKSLRFSPLTRGDLS
- a CDS encoding zf-HC2 domain-containing protein encodes the protein MTGTLRQMLTCHWSARRIQRYLDADPVARLTPGEISRLEGHLATCEKCTQVATEHRALHRALSLWSGGTGVDPESVDRVRDFLSTINDEDTA
- a CDS encoding DUF427 domain-containing protein, with the protein product MTETNPTATSIEVMWRPGCPFCGSLRRGLSRAGVATIEHDIWSSADAAARVREATGGDETVPTVFVGDRALVNPSVRQVVEAIRATDPGYRPVSASATVRARGAGSRKNVSAGLIWTIVVAVAWSVLVAWQPTTTWHLAPLILAAAWPWVVGQDTSPRDPSSRRRILLAGGGGLGAALALTGVLSSAGRLEGPTWTGSGNPVVEALLLSAGGAAIATTMGLLRTVRRTTSAAARLGTSHVATSDDIVTVEGNAYFPLPSVPEGVLQPSSTTSVCPWKGVASYYDVHVDGQVVPDGAFTYRHPSPLARRIKGRVAFWKGIEVDTSGPGTE